The following proteins are co-located in the Micromonospora coriariae genome:
- a CDS encoding Imm51 family immunity protein yields the protein MIDQSTFAPFVLVEHDDPPVRNCGGRSRCRYNLVLHDRDMQPVASTFALAGVAGDGCGWNGFAESLAAAEMPAVAELVNFLSDPGTFVLTSHHVDALRQLAGRLAAAYHDPELLAHLLRPAREA from the coding sequence GTGATCGACCAGAGCACCTTCGCCCCGTTTGTGCTGGTGGAACACGACGACCCGCCCGTGCGCAACTGCGGCGGGCGAAGCCGGTGCCGGTACAACCTCGTGCTGCACGACCGCGACATGCAGCCGGTGGCGTCGACCTTCGCGCTCGCTGGCGTCGCAGGCGACGGCTGCGGCTGGAACGGTTTCGCCGAATCGCTCGCGGCCGCCGAGATGCCAGCGGTAGCCGAGCTGGTGAACTTCCTTTCCGACCCCGGGACCTTCGTGCTCACCAGTCACCACGTCGACGCCCTGCGCCAGCTGGCCGGGCGGCTCGCCGCGGCGTACCACGACCCCGAACTACTCGCCCACCTGCTGCGACCGGCTCGCGAGGCCTGA